The sequence AAAGCAATCACCTGGCTTGCCTCTGTCACGGTCGGTGTCGCCGCCCTTTCCGCTTCCGCCTTCTCCGCCACGCTCGAAGGCTGGTCCACCGATCTCGAAAAAGCCCTCGCCACCGCCAAGAAGGAGAAGAAATCCGTGCTGGTGGAGTTCACCGGCTCCGACTGGTGCCCGCCGTGCATCGCGATGCGGAAGAACGTCTTTTCGAAGAAGGACTTCGTGGACAAGGCCTCGAAGAAGTTCGTGCTGGTGGAG comes from Luteolibacter sp. LG18 and encodes:
- a CDS encoding thioredoxin family protein, encoding MKAITWLASVTVGVAALSASAFSATLEGWSTDLEKALATAKKEKKSVLVEFTGSDWCPPCIAMRKNVFSKKDFVDKASKKFVLVELDFPKAEKEIAEKNKPLAEKYKIEGFPTVVLLDPQGKEFNRFFASQFPDSEGFLKHLDESLTKKELD